In Ptychodera flava strain L36383 chromosome 21, AS_Pfla_20210202, whole genome shotgun sequence, a genomic segment contains:
- the LOC139121006 gene encoding interferon-induced protein with tetratricopeptide repeats 2-like, with amino-acid sequence MAGTLKTTKTKISLGQVVNMDRNISQTKSKTSIYSDLMIEDFSFKYELGTATSKSSYEAILKTLPCYFNWNLEESTDEALHTMIGCAEENLVSNTELTLVAHKTMLGYLHVTQIRRMEDRDQFAALSWFEDALSDNQLDIDNCSDNDGPLGDRLILLGNIAWVYFMLGRMDMVDKTLQNITQVFDVQLNESQKAFVYGHQGIAFTYFLKKTCDIGIACFNRALSVFPCHTDWLYWSGYNLYFEKHRLYGEPLSTDASSVLDREETLHKHVLENNSNHCFAKAMLASLFCDREQYDDAESIIDALKLNRTLPTVACLAAAVYVGLHKFQMSIKVLEQALEAWPNNTYLLCFIGDAYKERYANESELDIEQNYLKKAIQYYDKAIKVANGHLPWASRGKEKVLIAMGNMAEAHRLYLFDINTNRDPYWISVAYFELGEFCEQHLEQYSEALKYYQLAIDQGTQYWCAKRAARGISRLKDHLHKP; translated from the exons ATGGCGGGTACATTAAAGACAACGAAGACAAAGATTTCTCTCGGGCAAGTGGTCAACATGGATAGAAATATCAGTCAGACGAAGTCAAAAACTTCGATTTACTCGGACCTTATGATTGAAg ATTTCTCGTTCAAGTATGAACTTGGAACAGCCACCAGCAAAAGTTCTTATGAAGCAATATTAAAAACATTGCCCTGTTATTTCAATTGGAACTTGGAAGAATCGACGGATGAAGCTCTTCAT ACTATGATTGGGTGTGCTGAAGAAAATCTTGTCTCCAATACAGAACTGACTTTGGTAGCACATAAAACAATGCTTGGTTACCTGCATGTGACCCAAATCAGACGTATGGAAGACAGAGATCAATTTGCCGCTCTATCATGGTTTGAGGATGCCCTCTCAGACAACCAATTAGATATTGACAACTGTAGTGACAACGATGGACCCCTAGGGGATAGACTCATACTTCTTGGTAACATAGCTTGGGTATACTTCATGTTAGGTAGAATGGATATGGTAgataaaacattacaaaatataaCACAGGTATTTGATGTTCAGTTAAATGAGAGCCAGAAAGCCTTCGTGTATGGTCACCAGGGAATAGcttttacatattttcttaAGAAGACATGTGATATCGGTATTGCCTGCTTTAATAGAGCTTTGTCGGTGTTTCCTTGCCATACTGATTGGTTATATTGGTCTGGATACAATTTATACTTTGAGAAGCATCGCTTGTATGGAGAACCCCTAAGTACCGACGCATCTTCGGTATTAGATAGGGAAGAAACTCTACACAAACATGTTCTAGAAAATAACAGCAACCACTGTTTTGCAAAGGCAATGCTTGCTAGCTTGTTCTGTGATAGGGAGCAGTATGACGATGCTGAATCGATCATTGatgcactcaaattgaatcgCACGTTGCCAACCGTTGCTTGCCTTGCAGCTGCCGTCTATGTAGGTTTacataaatttcaaatgtctataaaagtATTGGAACAAGCTCTCGAAGCATGGCCAAACAACACATATTTGCTTTGTTTCATCGGAGATGCATACAAAGAAAGATACGCTAACGAATCTGAGCTTGATATCGAGCAAAACTACTTGAAGAAGGCGATTCAATATTATGACAAGGCAATTAAAGTTGCAAACGGTCACTTGCCATGGGCCTCTCGTGGCAAAGAAAAGGTATTGATAGCAATGGGAAACATGGCAGAAGCCCATCGACTCTATCTTTTTGATATAAATACAAATCGTGACCCTTATTGGATATCCGTTGCATATTTTGAATTGGGAGAATTTTGTGAGCAACACCTGGAGCAATACAGTGAGGCTTTGAAATACTACCAATTAGCCATCGACCAGGGTACTCAGTATTGGTGTGCTAAGAGGGCGGCACGTGGAATTTCCCGCTTAAAAGATCATCTGCATAAGCCATGA